From a region of the Impatiens glandulifera chromosome 4, dImpGla2.1, whole genome shotgun sequence genome:
- the LOC124934501 gene encoding uncharacterized protein LOC124934501 — protein MATNFSHDIGKNQLFSELIKQNKTNPPPSPPPPTKNNLIRIESNISNGSWSQFSSASTSPLGSELSSAETDNNEENQEWNEDFIHQLTRQITDSMLNDDEEEDEDCIKKHRRRGKNRERFVTNNSAVESYPPTYMAVPLQRVDSGSGMTAVFLGKPGLVNGSYGTGVFLPRNVVHPPESRKKISGSSTVLIPTRVMQLLQLHFANVNIRPHQDSISRDSTNMNSCTSQHQPKSSDESVVVEQNQESILPQEWTY, from the exons ATGGCGACGAATTTCAGTCATGATATTGGAAAAAACCAACTATTTTCAGAgttaatcaaacaaaacaaaacaaatccaCCGCCGTCCCCGCCGCCGCCGACAAAGAACAATCTAATTAGAATCGAATCTAATATCTCAAATGGATCCTGGTCTCAATTTTCCTCTGCTTCGACTTCCCCATTAGGTTCGGAACTCAGTTCGGCTGAAACTGATAACAACGAAGAAAATCAGGAATGGAATGAAGATTTTATCCACCAATTGACTCGCCAGATCACCGATTCTATGCTCAacgatgatgaagaagaagacgaagattGTATTAAG AAACACCGACGACGAGGAAAAAACAGAGAAAGATTCGTCACTAATAATAGTGCCGTTGAAAGTTATCCACCGACATATATGGCGGTTCCTCTTCAACGAGTTGACTCGGGTTCAGGTATGACGGCGGTGTTTTTAGGAAAACCCGGTTTGGTAAATGGATCTTATGGAACCGGTGTGTTCTTACCACGTAACGTTGTCCACCCACCCGAATCACGTAAAAAAATATccg GATCCTCAACTGTTCTTATACCGACAAGGGTTATGCAACTCCTGCAACTCCATTTTGCAAATGTGAATATCAGACCTCACCAAg ATTCGATTTCAAGAGACTCTACGAACATGAACTCTTGCACGAGTCAACATCAACCTAAGTCATCCGATGAAAGTGTGGTTGTTGAGCAAAATCAAGAGTCTATTTTGCCTCAAGAATGGacttattaa
- the LOC124934502 gene encoding pumilio homolog 3-like, translating to MGMVSTAGSNEGGSFGDELEEQIRMLLDDERKGDLYRSGSAPPIVERDLIHNHVSGLIIRPEDEQQLRSDSSYRPYYYSNMNLNPRLPPPLLPKNDLRFTRRLQGESSASGGGGGGENSIFSNPSGLGFQQQGHMDPNFISRTPNVDPNYLFHIQNGMNNGNLPHPVMRNLPSGNFDRSSNHVSENGFHYLPSPDFLTAQMAALNVNGNQNRNRDMNRNDPRSPVHFNRQASYGNLAHNGFLNPNELNIRLLPSEMSHRFLEEFKNNINKMNDFQLYQIAGHVVELSTDQYGSRFIQQKLETATVEEKNMVFIEIMPQALVLMTDVFGNYVVQKFFDVGTAPHKRELVRILTGRVLPLSLQMYGCRVMQKMLEGATLDQKVKLVEELAGHVMVCVRDQNGNHVIQKCIERIPVEYIGFIVTSFFGQVANLSMHPYGCRVIQRVLEHCQKPFIQKRLMDEIIHSVQTLAQDQYGNYVIQHVLMNGNQQDRSKIIHELAEIIVDMSQQKFASNVVEKCLKHASPSEHRLLVNQILGSTDENEPLQAMIKDQFGNYVVQRVLETSDRQVRDLILSRIKVHMNSIRKFTYGKHICAQLENLLKVAGERMASRPPRPA from the exons ATGGGAATGGTGTCGACGGCTGGAAGTAATGAAGGTGGATCATTTGGAGACGAGTTGGAAGAACAGATACGAATGCTGCTTGATGATGAAAGAAAAGGTGATTTGTATCGAAGTGGGTCAGCTCCTCCCATCGTTGAACGTGATTTGATTCATAATCATGTTAGTGGATTAATAATCAGGCCTGAAGATGAACAACAACTTAGGTCTGATTCATCTTATCGACCATATTACTATTCAAACATGAATTTAAACCCTAGATTGCCGCCTCCTTTGCTTCCTAAGAATGATTTGAGATTCACCAGACGTCTGCAAGGAGAAAGCTCAGCTTCtggcggtggtggtggtggtgagaATTCCATCTTTTCAAACCCTTCTGGTTTAGGATTTCag CAGCAGGGACATATGGATCCGAATTTCATTTCCAGGACTCCAAATGTTGACCCTAATTACCTGTTTCATATTCAAAATGGTATGAACAATGGTAATCTTCCTCATCCTGTCATGAGAAACTTACCATCTGGTAACTTTGATAGATCATCGAATCATGTATCTGAGAATGGTTTTCACTATTTACCCTCCCCCGATTTTCTTACTGCACAAATGGCTGCTCTTAATGTGAATGGGAACCAAAATAGGAATAGGGATATGAATAGGAATGATCCTCGTAGCCCTGTCCATTTCAATCGCCAAGCATCCTATGGAAACCTTGCACATAACGGTTTTCTGAATCCAAACGAGCTGAATATTCGATTGCTTCCTTCTGAAATGAGTCACCGTTTTCTCGAAGAGTtcaagaataatattaataagatgaATGACTTTCAACTCTATCAAATTGCTGGCCATGTTGTTGAGCTCAG CACCGATCAATATGGGAGCCGGTTCATACAACAGAAGCTTGAGACGGCAACAGTGGAGGAAAAGAACATGGTTTTCATCGAAATTATGCCTCAAGCTCTTGTTCTAATGACTGATGTCTTTGGCAATTATGTCGTTCAAAAG TTTTTTGATGTTGGAACGGCACCTCATAAAAGAGAATTGGTTAGAATACTTACTGGTCGTGTCCTGCCTCTTTCCCTTCAAATGTATGGCTGCCGAGTGATGCAGAAG atgTTAGAAGGTGCTACTTTGGATCAAAAAGTAAAACTAGTCGAAGAACTTGCTGGTCACGTCATGGTCTGCGTACGCGATCAGAATGGAAACCATGTCATACAAAAATGTATCGAACGCATTCCTGTGGAATATATTGGATTTATTGTCACTTCGTTCTTCGGTCAAGTCGCGAATCTTTCCATGCATCCTTATGGATGCCGTGTTATACag AGGGTGTTGGAGCACTGCCAGAAGCCATTCATCCAAAAAAGATTGATGGACGAAATTATTCACTCGGTTCAGACTTTAGCGCAAGATCAGTATGGCAATTACGTAATTCAG CATGTGCTTATGAATGGAAATCAACAAGATCGATCAAAAATCATACATGAACTAGCTGAAATTATAGTTGATATGAGCCAACAGAAATTCGCCTCCAATGTAGTTGAGAAATGCTTGAAACATGCTTCCCCATCCGAGCATCGACTTCTAGTTAACCAAATTCTCGGCTCCACAGACGAGAACGAGCCACTCCAG GCGATGATCAAAGACCAGTTTGGAAACTACGTTGTGCAAAGGGTTTTGGAAACGAGCGACAGACAAGTACGTGACCTCATATTGTCACGTATTAAGGTCCATATGAACTCTATCAGGAAGTTCACATATGGAAAACACATATGTGCCCAATTAGAGAACCTACTTAAAGTTGCAGGAG agaGGATGGCGTCTAGGCCTCCCCGCCCTGCCTGA
- the LOC124934503 gene encoding E3 ubiquitin-protein ligase RDUF2-like, protein MSEELEVGEEEGNPAAKTMLQKLSSLSLYFSIANAIFSSRTPFPILCDLDFSAIVFNLDRVSDLFVIHTKNRISSMASYWCYRCTRFIRVPAEHNLVCPFCDAGFIEVVNSTPGAAVRTSNLRFRHSSRNPGGGGGGGGGERSSFNPVIVLRGPADGGGGDRNFELYYHDGAGSDLQPLPAAISEFLMGLGFDRLLEQLEQVETNVIGGRHDMPPASKESIESMPIVEIGDSHISSESCCPVCKDDFEIGSSAREMPCKHIYHSDCILPWLSLHNSCPVCRHELPADSNLSVPQPSAEGAEGAEGEAIGLTIWRLPGGGFAVGRFSGERRIGGREVPVVYTEMDGGFSNNGGGVPIARRISPTSMRDLSREGGGGGGGGFSRSIRNMFSSIGRRLWTSNSGESFNARWNPSGSVFSRQRRLNRAMLLED, encoded by the exons ATGAGTGAAGAACTGGAGGTTGGAGAGGAAGAGGGAAATCCGGCGGCGAAAACAA tgTTGCAAAAGCTTTCTTCTTTGTCTCTCTATTTCTCTATCGCTAACGCTATCTTCTCCTCCAGAACGCCATTTCCAATTCTCTGCGATCTTGATTTCTCTGCAATTGTTTTCAATCTCGATCGAGTTTCAGATCTGTTCGTAATCCATACTAAGAATCGAATTTCATCCATGGCTTCTTACTGGTGCTATAGATGCACTCGTTTCATTAGGGTTCCAGCTGAACACAATCTCGTCTGTCCCTTCTGCGATGCTGGATTCATCGAGGTCGTAAACTCCACACCTGGCGCCGCTGTTCGTACCTCCAATCTGAGATTCCGCCATAGTAGCCGTAACccaggaggaggaggaggaggaggaggaggtgaACGATCGTCTTTCAATCCTGTCATCGTTTTACGTGGTCCTGCTGATGGAGGAGGTGGCGATAGGAATTTCGAGCTGTATTATCATGATGGTGCTGGATCTGATCTTCAACCGCTGCCGGCAGCTATTTCTGAGTTCTTAATGGGATTAGGGTTTGATCGGTTACTTGAACAGCTTGAACAGGTTGAAACGAATGTGATTGGTGGTCGGCATGATATGCCTCCTGCTTCAAAAGAATCGATTGAATCGATGCCTATAGTTGAAATTGGAGATAGTCATATCTCTTCTGAATCGTGTTGTCCTGTTTGTAAGGATGATTTTGAGATTGGTTCTTCTGCTAGGGAAATGCCATGTAAACACATTTATCATTCTGATTGTATCCTTCCATGGTTGTCTCTTCACAATTCATGTCCTGTCTGTCGCCATGAACTTCCAGCGGATTCCAATTTGAGCGTGCCTCAACCTTCAGCTGAAGGAGCTGAAGGCGCTGAAGGAGAAGCGATAGGTCTGACTATATGGAGATTACCCGGGGGAGGATTTGCTGTAGGTAGATTCAGCGGTGAAAGAAGAATAGGGGGTCGTGAGGTTCCTGTTGTATACACTGAAATGGACGGTGGATTCAGTAACAATGGTGGTGGTGTTCCGATTGCGAGAAGGATTTCTCCTACTTCAATGAGAGATCTTTCGAGAGAAggtggaggtggtggtggtggtggtttcAGCAGGTCGATTCGCAATATGTTCTCATCTATTGGAAGACGGCTTTGGACATCGAATTCGGGTGAATCATTCAATGCAAGATGGAATCCTTCTGGTTCAGTCTTCAGCAGGCAAAGAAGGTTAAACAGAGCCATGCTACTTGAAGACTAA
- the LOC124933581 gene encoding small polypeptide DEVIL 13-like, translated as MLHILVQYSLSKQKMYYPDDDNWQSKDENYDYVPSSSSNSTSKSSLMRSSSQKPSSSSSSYKSQKQPRLEKSSSMRTVSSSSSSTSTSSSHKRESSKNSDLGRKCSNIVSEQRARFYIMKRCVKMLVCWPKNGDS; from the coding sequence ATGTTACATATCCTTGTTCAATATTCTCTCTCTAAACAAAAAATGTATTATCCAGATGATGATAATTGGCAATCAAAAGATGAGAATTATGATtatgttccttcttcttcatcaaattCAACTTCCAAATCTTCTCTAATGAGAAGTTCATCACAGAAaccctcttcttcatcttcttcctacAAGTCACAGAAACAGCCTCGCTTGGAGAAGAGCTCATCCATGCGAACCGTGTCATCTTCTTCGTCGTCAACATCAACATCTTCGTCCCACAAAAGGGAAAGCTCGAAGAACTCTGATCTCGGCAGAAAATGCAGCAACATTGTCAGCGAGCAGCGGGCCAGGTTCTACATCATGAAGCGCTGCGTCAAGATGCTCGTGTGCTGGCCCAAGAACGGCGATTCTTGA